A stretch of the Thiocystis violascens DSM 198 genome encodes the following:
- a CDS encoding NAD(P)(+) transhydrogenase (Re/Si-specific) subunit beta yields MDFTVNHQALAYLVSAILFIFGLKGLTHPATARRGNVYAMLGMLIAIVATLLGREVQSYGFIVAGIAGGAVIGTIVAMRIQMTAMPQLVAALHSFVGLAAVLVGIGTFLHKQDAGLLNAVLMGEISAGVVIGAITFTGSIIAFGKLQGLLSGAPVKFRGQHLLNALIALAVVGLAVHFAMTGSLLSLLLMTLLAFTLGVTLIIPIGGADMPVIISMLNSYSGWAAAATGFTLHNDLLIIVGALVGCSGAILSFIMCKAMNRSILNVIFGGFGSSSGSGDSAGAQAAEKGVKSAAVEDAVYWMEDANRVIIVPGYGMAVAQAQHSLKELMELLEARGVEVKFAIHPVAGRMPGHMNVLLAEADIPYDRVLEMDEINPEFPSTDVVLVVGANDVVNPAAKEDKTSPIYGMPILDAGRARQVYFLKRSMRPGYSGVDNLLFYQDNTSLVFGDAKETIDGMNSALKGGEH; encoded by the coding sequence ATGGATTTCACGGTTAATCATCAGGCGCTGGCCTATCTGGTCTCGGCGATTCTCTTCATTTTCGGTCTGAAGGGTCTGACCCATCCGGCAACCGCGCGGCGCGGGAATGTCTACGCCATGCTCGGCATGCTGATCGCTATCGTGGCGACCCTGCTCGGGCGCGAGGTTCAGTCCTACGGCTTCATCGTCGCCGGTATCGCCGGGGGCGCCGTGATCGGCACCATCGTGGCGATGCGCATTCAGATGACCGCCATGCCGCAATTGGTCGCGGCCTTGCACAGCTTCGTCGGTCTGGCTGCGGTGCTGGTCGGCATCGGCACCTTCCTGCACAAGCAGGATGCCGGTCTGCTCAACGCGGTGCTGATGGGCGAGATTTCCGCGGGCGTCGTCATCGGCGCCATCACCTTCACCGGCTCCATCATCGCCTTCGGCAAGCTGCAAGGTCTGCTCAGCGGCGCACCGGTCAAGTTCAGGGGACAACACCTGCTCAATGCCCTCATCGCGCTGGCGGTTGTCGGACTCGCGGTGCATTTCGCGATGACCGGGAGCCTGCTGTCACTGCTGCTAATGACCCTGCTCGCCTTCACCCTCGGCGTGACGCTCATCATCCCGATCGGCGGCGCCGACATGCCGGTCATCATCTCGATGCTCAACAGCTATTCGGGCTGGGCGGCGGCGGCGACCGGCTTCACGCTCCACAACGATCTGCTGATCATCGTCGGCGCACTGGTCGGCTGCTCTGGCGCGATCCTCTCCTTCATCATGTGCAAGGCGATGAACCGCTCGATCCTGAACGTAATCTTCGGCGGCTTCGGCTCCAGCAGCGGGTCAGGTGACAGCGCCGGCGCTCAGGCCGCCGAAAAGGGTGTCAAATCCGCCGCTGTCGAAGATGCGGTCTACTGGATGGAAGATGCCAACCGGGTCATTATCGTACCGGGGTATGGCATGGCCGTCGCCCAGGCCCAGCATTCGCTCAAGGAGCTGATGGAACTGCTGGAGGCGCGCGGGGTGGAGGTCAAATTCGCCATCCATCCGGTCGCTGGACGCATGCCGGGGCACATGAACGTGCTGCTCGCCGAGGCGGATATTCCTTATGATCGGGTGCTGGAGATGGACGAGATCAATCCCGAGTTTCCGAGCACCGACGTGGTGCTGGTCGTCGGCGCCAACGATGTCGTCAACCCGGCCGCCAAGGAAGACAAGACCAGCCCCATCTACGGCATGCCGATTCTGGATGCCGGTCGCGCGCGCCAGGTCTATTTCCTCAAGCGATCCATGCGTCCCGGCTACTCGGGCGTCGACAACCTGCTGTTCTATCAGGACAACACCTCGCTGGTCTTCGGCGACGCCAAGGAGACGATCGACGGCATGAACAGCGCGTTGAAGGGCGGGGAACACTAA
- a CDS encoding ExeA family protein produces the protein MQSEVMKHFGLTRGLPRAGYFETAQQRRVFDDIKIAIHGGQLLALVGLVGCGKTTTLHRLTEALKDEREILVSQSLAVDKHRINLGTLMLALFYDLLTEKDFKVPTQPEKRERKLIEVIAKRKKPVALFVDEAHDLHPKTLVGLKRLIELVQNNGGTLSVVLVGHPKLRNDLRRPALEEIGARTTLFWLDGIKGQELAYLDWLLEQCAPATAADLLTAEARERLAAALSTPLQIEQYLTLALEAAYQVGQKPVTLEVIEAVLAADIDALEATLTRYGYNTRALADLLNVRPAEIRSFLHGQLAPGRTQELHGQLLAAGLPV, from the coding sequence ATGCAGAGCGAGGTGATGAAGCACTTTGGGCTAACCCGCGGACTGCCGCGCGCCGGCTATTTCGAAACCGCCCAGCAACGCCGGGTCTTCGACGATATCAAGATCGCCATCCATGGCGGTCAACTCCTGGCCCTGGTCGGACTGGTCGGCTGCGGCAAGACCACCACGCTGCACCGGCTGACCGAGGCCCTCAAGGACGAGCGCGAGATCCTGGTCTCCCAGTCGCTCGCGGTGGACAAACATCGGATCAACCTTGGCACCCTGATGCTGGCCCTGTTCTACGACCTGTTGACCGAGAAGGACTTCAAGGTCCCCACCCAGCCGGAGAAGCGCGAGCGCAAGCTCATCGAGGTCATCGCCAAGCGCAAGAAGCCGGTCGCCCTGTTCGTCGATGAGGCGCACGACCTGCACCCCAAGACCCTGGTCGGGCTGAAGCGCCTGATCGAACTGGTCCAGAACAACGGCGGCACCCTGTCCGTGGTCCTGGTGGGTCACCCCAAGCTCAGGAACGATCTGCGCCGGCCAGCCCTGGAGGAGATCGGCGCCCGGACCACCCTGTTCTGGCTGGACGGGATCAAAGGGCAGGAGTTGGCCTATCTGGACTGGTTGCTGGAGCAATGCGCCCCCGCAACGGCGGCCGATCTGCTGACCGCGGAGGCCCGCGAGCGCCTGGCCGCAGCACTGTCCACCCCGTTGCAGATCGAGCAGTACCTGACGCTCGCGCTGGAGGCGGCCTATCAGGTCGGGCAGAAGCCGGTGACCTTGGAGGTCATCGAAGCCGTCCTGGCGGCCGACATTGATGCCCTGGAGGCGACCCTGACCCGCTACGGCTACAACACCCGGGCGTTGGCCGATCTACTCAACGTCCGCCCGGCGGAGATTCGCTCCTTTCTGCACGGCCAGTTGGCACCGGGGCGGACCCAGGAACTGCATGGCCAGTTACTGGCTGCGGGGCTGCCGGTGTGA
- a CDS encoding magnetosome protein MamC: MSVTYETRNDPVPMRPAYPAQPHAALDCAALMRLATTGAIVGGSAAAAHQVRRFRSGTQTPQGALAETAKAAAIAGVATVAAGAVASSVAEQGFGRLGLMFLVGTAVVYGIQTRLAGSEGES, translated from the coding sequence ATGAGCGTGACCTACGAAACTCGGAACGATCCAGTACCCATGAGACCCGCCTATCCGGCGCAGCCCCATGCCGCGCTCGATTGTGCCGCCTTGATGCGCCTGGCGACCACGGGGGCCATCGTCGGCGGCAGCGCGGCCGCCGCGCACCAGGTGCGGCGGTTCCGGTCCGGCACCCAAACGCCGCAGGGCGCGCTGGCGGAGACCGCCAAGGCCGCCGCGATTGCGGGCGTCGCGACCGTCGCCGCGGGGGCCGTCGCCTCCAGCGTCGCGGAACAGGGGTTTGGCCGGCTGGGGCTGATGTTCCTGGTCGGCACGGCCGTCGTTTACGGTATCCAGACCCGCCTGGCGGGCAGCGAGGGCGAGTCATGA
- a CDS encoding AI-2E family transporter: MNQDTVNKSVVLLMTLGISALFFAMIQQFLMTLFLAGLFSALARPLFLRFQALLDGNRHLASLLTLLLIAVVILIPLILLVGVLIGQALDVSQMITVWFKGAFTDPGAVDTYLRHIPFYDQLSINRDQIIQQAGALATVISRLLVEWVSSVTLGTANFVFMAFVFLYSMFFLQMDGPKLLEKALYYLPLKTSEERMMLAKFTSVTRATLKGSLLIGLLQGSLAGIAFAVAGIPNAVFWGTVMALLSAIPNVGAALVWIPAVAILILQGDVGAGVGLALFCGLIVGSLDNVLRPILVGKDTRMHELMIFLSTLGGILMFGLPGIFIGPVIASLFISIWEIYGVEFAAILPDVHTVLSDSADRCDRADIRDTSAPDGPDSNAVTESDQQGQAAGTSLSAGPASASTEANNRSGISEVD, translated from the coding sequence ATGAACCAAGACACCGTCAATAAATCCGTCGTCCTGCTGATGACGCTCGGGATCTCGGCGTTGTTTTTCGCCATGATCCAGCAGTTTCTGATGACCCTGTTCCTCGCGGGGCTCTTCAGCGCCCTAGCGCGTCCCCTGTTCCTACGTTTTCAGGCGCTGCTCGACGGCAACCGTCACCTGGCATCCCTCTTGACCCTGCTGCTGATCGCGGTGGTGATCCTGATCCCATTGATTCTGCTGGTCGGCGTCCTGATCGGTCAGGCGCTCGATGTGAGCCAGATGATCACGGTCTGGTTCAAGGGGGCTTTCACCGATCCCGGCGCGGTCGACACCTATCTGCGGCATATACCGTTTTACGACCAATTGAGCATCAATCGCGACCAGATCATTCAGCAGGCCGGCGCGCTGGCAACCGTGATCAGCCGGCTCCTGGTGGAATGGGTCTCGTCCGTGACGCTCGGGACCGCGAATTTCGTCTTCATGGCGTTCGTGTTTCTGTACAGCATGTTTTTTCTGCAGATGGATGGGCCGAAGCTGCTCGAAAAGGCGCTTTACTACCTGCCGCTGAAGACCAGCGAAGAGCGGATGATGCTCGCCAAATTCACCTCCGTGACGCGCGCGACCCTGAAAGGTTCGCTCCTGATCGGTCTCTTGCAAGGTAGTCTGGCAGGCATCGCCTTTGCCGTCGCGGGTATTCCCAACGCGGTCTTCTGGGGGACCGTGATGGCGCTGCTGTCGGCCATCCCCAATGTCGGGGCCGCGCTGGTTTGGATTCCCGCCGTGGCGATCCTGATCCTGCAGGGCGATGTCGGCGCCGGCGTCGGGCTGGCACTCTTCTGCGGCCTGATCGTCGGGAGCCTGGACAATGTCCTGCGGCCGATCCTGGTGGGCAAGGACACCAGGATGCACGAGCTGATGATCTTCTTGAGCACCCTGGGCGGCATCCTCATGTTCGGGCTGCCGGGAATCTTTATCGGCCCCGTGATCGCCTCGCTCTTCATCTCGATCTGGGAGATCTACGGCGTCGAGTTCGCCGCGATCCTGCCGGATGTGCATACCGTCCTGAGCGATTCTGCGGATCGCTGCGATCGCGCCGACATTCGCGATACTTCCGCGCCAGATGGACCGGATTCGAACGCCGTCACGGAGAGCGACCAGCAGGGACAGGCTGCGGGAACTTCACTTTCCGCGGGGCCGGCTTCCGCAAGCACTGAGGCAAACAATCGGAGCGGCATTTCGGAGGTTGACTGA
- a CDS encoding coiled-coil domain-containing protein produces the protein MSAALQLYEQLTEAPDDKTRARLIAEAFDVLEARFPQIGDLATQGHVRESELRLLKEIEQVRAALRESELRLRKEIEQVRNELRESELRLQKEIEQIRAELKLDIAQLRAEVERMKTDLLKWIVPLMFAQVAAIAALVKLL, from the coding sequence ATGAGCGCCGCGCTGCAACTCTACGAGCAACTCACCGAAGCCCCGGACGACAAAACCCGCGCGCGCCTGATCGCCGAGGCGTTCGACGTGCTGGAGGCGCGTTTTCCGCAGATCGGCGATCTTGCCACCCAAGGGCATGTCCGGGAGTCCGAGCTGCGCTTGCTGAAAGAGATCGAGCAGGTTCGCGCGGCGCTGCGCGAGTCCGAGCTGCGCCTGCGGAAGGAGATCGAGCAGGTTCGGAACGAGCTGCGCGAGTCCGAACTGCGTCTGCAGAAAGAGATCGAGCAGATTCGCGCCGAATTGAAGCTCGACATCGCGCAACTGCGCGCCGAGGTCGAGCGTATGAAGACCGATCTGCTGAAGTGGATCGTGCCGCTGATGTTCGCCCAGGTGGCCGCGATCGCGGCGCTGGTGAAACTGCTGTGA
- a CDS encoding CAP domain-containing protein, with product MFAGRAADVCRPLQLLEVPDESDATARNWMIPDGIDANGEQIADDAGAILELNRAMCHNLRNVLKRPSTVQATTWFDLDTRSVLAPDGDTRLTVLKWDHDDRTGALPPYRSRYAVASGSSQTGLAFDDYLLDNLGVLTPRACLLAPDPESVKPETGGCAGGGTVPTGPTPTEAELIAAHNQFRAAHGLGALAQNAQLTAAIAGHLAWLKAENSGISHTGDGGSQPLDRAIAAGYEGAGATSAGENLALGHATVALVMAAWENSPAHYANLVHADWADIGVAILPIDDAAGFWWGALFGDRT from the coding sequence ATGTTTGCAGGTCGGGCCGCGGATGTTTGCAGGCCGCTACAGCTACTGGAAGTCCCCGACGAATCGGACGCCACCGCGCGCAACTGGATGATCCCCGACGGGATCGACGCCAATGGCGAGCAGATCGCCGATGATGCCGGTGCCATTCTTGAATTAAACCGCGCCATGTGCCACAACCTGCGCAACGTTTTAAAGCGCCCCTCGACGGTCCAGGCCACCACTTGGTTCGACCTCGACACCCGCAGCGTCCTCGCGCCCGATGGCGACACCCGCCTGACCGTCCTTAAATGGGATCATGACGACCGCACCGGCGCGCTCCCGCCGTACCGCTCGCGCTATGCCGTCGCGTCAGGCAGCAGTCAAACCGGGCTCGCCTTCGACGATTATCTGCTCGATAACCTAGGCGTCCTGACCCCGCGCGCCTGCCTCCTGGCGCCCGACCCCGAGAGCGTCAAACCAGAGACCGGCGGTTGCGCCGGCGGCGGTACCGTGCCGACCGGACCGACCCCGACCGAGGCGGAACTGATCGCCGCCCACAACCAGTTCCGCGCCGCGCATGGTCTCGGCGCGCTCGCGCAAAACGCCCAGTTGACCGCCGCCATCGCGGGTCATCTCGCCTGGCTCAAGGCCGAGAACAGCGGCATCTCGCACACGGGCGACGGCGGCAGCCAGCCGCTCGATCGCGCCATTGCCGCAGGCTATGAGGGTGCTGGCGCCACCAGCGCGGGCGAAAACCTCGCGCTCGGGCACGCGACCGTCGCGCTCGTCATGGCCGCCTGGGAGAATTCCCCCGCGCATTACGCCAATCTCGTCCACGCCGACTGGGCAGACATCGGCGTCGCCATCCTGCCGATCGACGATGCCGCCGGGTTCTGGTGGGGCGCGCTGTTCGGAGACCGCACGTGA
- a CDS encoding IS481 family transposase, translated as MTRHQLPPEALLDLCRRRAALAPRSPERRALIQQTAALYGVSEDALYRALRARARPKALNRADRGVPRVLPPAELEHDCEVIAALKIRTSNKKGRHLSTVQAIRLLEEHGVETPAGLLRAPAAVLTRSTVNHYLKQWGFDDRTLTRVPPAVRFEARHSNDCWQFDLSPSDLKQVARPAWFEEGRGHPLLMLYSVVDDRSGVAYQEYHGVYGEDVEAALRFLFNAMAPKSDPELPFQGRPAMLYMDSGPIGKSLIFHRVMDYLGIEVRTHMPKDSDGRRPTARAKGKVERPFRSVKEMHETLYHLHAPETEAEANAWLLRFLIHYNRMPHRREPHARIDDWLANLPPDGVRAMCSWERFGTFAREPERRKVGVDARVSLEGTLYQVDPDLAGEDVILWWGLFDNALYVEHGERRFGPYDPVGGPIPLHRYRSFKKTKTQQRAERIAALAEQLALPGSVWGGPAASVGLAPGPVVAQTPFVDPDPFQDLAFPTAVAAKRAIAEYLGTPLAKLPAEALAALDVALAESLRKVDVIDDARTHLKPLRGG; from the coding sequence ATGACGCGTCACCAACTCCCGCCGGAAGCCCTGCTGGACCTGTGCCGTCGGCGCGCCGCATTGGCGCCGCGCAGCCCGGAGCGCCGGGCGCTGATCCAGCAGACGGCCGCTCTGTACGGGGTCTCGGAGGACGCGCTCTATCGGGCACTGCGCGCACGCGCCCGGCCCAAGGCCCTGAACCGCGCCGACCGCGGGGTGCCGCGGGTCCTGCCCCCGGCGGAGCTTGAGCACGACTGCGAGGTGATTGCGGCGCTGAAGATCCGCACCAGCAACAAGAAGGGGCGCCACCTCTCCACCGTCCAGGCCATCCGCTTGCTCGAAGAGCATGGTGTGGAGACCCCCGCGGGGCTGCTGCGTGCCCCGGCCGCGGTGCTGACCCGTAGCACCGTGAATCACTACCTCAAGCAGTGGGGCTTCGACGACCGGACCCTGACCCGGGTCCCGCCGGCGGTGCGCTTCGAGGCCCGCCACAGCAACGACTGCTGGCAGTTCGATCTGAGCCCGTCGGATCTGAAACAGGTCGCGCGCCCGGCCTGGTTCGAGGAGGGCCGCGGGCATCCGCTGCTGATGCTCTACAGCGTGGTCGATGACCGCAGCGGGGTCGCCTACCAGGAGTACCACGGCGTCTATGGCGAGGATGTGGAGGCGGCGCTGCGCTTCCTGTTCAACGCGATGGCCCCGAAGTCCGACCCCGAGTTGCCATTCCAGGGACGCCCGGCCATGCTCTACATGGACTCTGGGCCGATCGGCAAGAGCCTGATCTTCCACCGCGTCATGGACTACCTCGGGATCGAGGTGCGCACCCACATGCCCAAGGACAGCGACGGGCGGCGTCCGACGGCCCGGGCCAAGGGGAAGGTCGAGCGGCCCTTTCGCAGCGTCAAGGAGATGCATGAGACCCTCTACCACCTGCACGCGCCGGAGACGGAGGCCGAGGCGAACGCCTGGCTGCTGCGCTTCCTGATCCACTACAACCGCATGCCCCACCGCCGCGAGCCCCATGCGCGGATCGATGACTGGCTGGCCAACCTGCCCCCGGATGGGGTGCGCGCCATGTGCAGTTGGGAGCGTTTCGGCACCTTCGCCCGCGAGCCCGAGCGGCGCAAGGTCGGGGTCGACGCCCGGGTCTCCCTAGAGGGGACCCTCTACCAGGTCGACCCTGATCTGGCCGGCGAGGACGTGATTCTGTGGTGGGGACTGTTCGACAACGCCCTCTATGTCGAGCACGGTGAGCGGCGCTTTGGCCCCTACGACCCGGTCGGCGGGCCGATTCCCCTGCATCGCTACCGCTCGTTCAAAAAGACCAAGACCCAGCAACGCGCTGAGCGCATCGCAGCCTTGGCTGAACAACTGGCCCTGCCAGGGTCCGTGTGGGGCGGTCCAGCCGCCTCGGTAGGACTGGCGCCAGGGCCCGTCGTCGCGCAGACGCCCTTCGTCGATCCGGACCCGTTCCAAGATCTGGCCTTTCCTACGGCGGTCGCGGCAAAACGCGCCATCGCTGAGTACCTGGGCACCCCCTTGGCCAAGCTGCCGGCAGAGGCGCTGGCCGCGCTTGATGTCGCCTTGGCCGAGTCACTGCGTAAGGTCGACGTCATCGACGACGCGCGGACCCATCTGAAACCCCTGCGCGGAGGCTGA
- a CDS encoding recombinase family protein, whose amino-acid sequence MDIGYARVSTKDQSLDLQVDALRRAGCAKVYQEVVSGAKVPRPVLDTLLGELRPGDVLVIWKLDRLGRSLRHLVELAGVLLEQQVGLKSLNDPLDTTTSQGRLVFNLFAALAEFEKDLIRERTQAGLVAARARGRLGGRPKGLPPEAEKTACAAETLYRERRLSVREIAAQLGIAKSTLYDYLRHRGVPIGTPGPAAQGR is encoded by the coding sequence ATGGACATCGGCTATGCCCGTGTCAGCACCAAAGACCAGAGCCTGGACCTGCAGGTCGACGCCTTGCGCCGCGCCGGGTGCGCGAAGGTCTACCAGGAGGTCGTCAGCGGCGCCAAGGTCCCGCGTCCGGTCCTCGATACCCTGCTGGGCGAGCTGCGCCCGGGCGACGTGCTGGTGATCTGGAAACTCGACCGTCTCGGGCGTTCCCTGCGTCACTTGGTCGAACTGGCTGGCGTACTGCTGGAACAGCAGGTCGGGCTCAAGAGCCTCAACGATCCACTGGACACCACCACCTCCCAGGGTCGGTTGGTGTTCAATTTGTTCGCCGCGCTGGCTGAATTTGAAAAGGATCTGATCCGCGAACGCACCCAGGCCGGGTTGGTCGCTGCGCGTGCTCGCGGTCGCCTGGGCGGGCGCCCCAAGGGCCTACCGCCCGAGGCTGAGAAAACCGCCTGCGCCGCCGAGACCCTCTACCGCGAGCGGCGCCTATCGGTGCGCGAGATCGCCGCCCAGCTTGGCATCGCCAAAAGTACCCTCTACGACTACCTGCGCCACCGCGGGGTGCCGATCGGCACCCCGGGCCCGGCCGCGCAGGGCCGTTAG
- a CDS encoding Fe(3+) ABC transporter substrate-binding protein, giving the protein MPPTGDHTRETTFPCPDRHRRPRQPAASTLAADAEVNVYSSRKEELIKPLLDRFTEQTGTPVNLVTGKPEELLERLRREGANSPADVLVTVDAGNLHRAKAAGVTQPLTSDSLARTIPETYRDPEGHWVGLTMRARPILYVKSEVDPATLSTYEALADPDFKGRVCIRSSDNVYNQSLVASMIAARGVAATEAWASGLVANLARPPKGRDRDQIKAAAAGECTLAIANTYYLAGMLTGESAADRSAAELMGVFWPNQEDRGTHVNVSGAALTASAKHPESAVALIEFLASPESQAWYAEANGEYPVRADVPPSATLATWGEFKADTLNLARLGELNAEAVKLMDRAGWR; this is encoded by the coding sequence TTGCCCCCAACTGGAGATCATACTCGTGAGACCACGTTTCCCTGCCCTGACCGTCATCGCCGTCCTCGCCAGCCTGCCGCCTCGACCCTCGCCGCCGACGCGGAAGTCAATGTCTACTCATCCCGCAAAGAGGAGTTGATCAAGCCCCTGCTCGACCGCTTCACCGAACAGACCGGCACCCCGGTCAACCTGGTGACCGGCAAGCCCGAGGAACTGCTTGAGCGACTCCGACGCGAGGGCGCCAACTCGCCCGCCGACGTGCTCGTCACGGTGGATGCCGGCAACCTGCACCGCGCCAAGGCCGCCGGGGTGACCCAGCCCCTGACCTCCGACAGCCTCGCTCGGACGATCCCGGAGACCTACCGCGACCCCGAGGGACACTGGGTCGGCCTGACCATGCGCGCGCGCCCCATCCTCTACGTCAAGAGCGAGGTCGATCCCGCAACCCTCTCCACCTACGAAGCGCTCGCCGATCCCGATTTCAAGGGTCGTGTCTGCATCCGCTCCTCCGACAACGTCTACAACCAGTCGCTGGTCGCCTCCATGATCGCCGCGCGCGGCGTCGCGGCCACGGAAGCCTGGGCCAGCGGCCTGGTCGCCAATCTGGCGCGCCCGCCCAAGGGCAGGGACCGCGACCAGATCAAGGCCGCCGCCGCCGGCGAATGCACGCTCGCCATCGCCAACACTTACTACCTCGCCGGCATGCTGACCGGCGAATCGGCGGCGGATCGCAGCGCAGCCGAACTCATGGGCGTCTTCTGGCCCAACCAGGAGGATCGCGGCACCCACGTCAACGTGAGCGGCGCCGCCCTCACCGCGTCGGCCAAGCATCCCGAGTCCGCCGTCGCCCTGATCGAGTTCCTCGCCAGTCCCGAGTCCCAGGCCTGGTACGCCGAGGCCAACGGCGAATACCCGGTACGCGCGGACGTGCCGCCGAGCGCGACGCTCGCCACCTGGGGCGAGTTCAAGGCGGACACGCTGAACCTCGCCCGGCTCGGCGAACTGAACGCCGAGGCCGTCAAGCTCATGGATCGGGCCGGCTGGCGCTGA
- a CDS encoding ABC transporter permease has protein sequence MAPALTLARPGRHASRLWTLGSLALALLLATPLLVILGFVLFPGGGSWPHLAATVLPSYVANSLLLVLGIAVGTLLIGVGAAWLTSLCQFRGRGFFEWALLLPMAMPAYIIAYTYTGLLDFAGPVQPGLRDLAGWRHGDYWFPEIRSLGGAVAMLTLVLYPYVYLLTRAAFLSQSVCVLEVGRTLGNGPWRTFFLIALPLARPAIAAGLSLALMETLADYGTVQYFGLQTFTTGIFRTWYGLGDPVGAAQLSALLLGFVLVLVTLERYSRRRARYHQTSQRHRPLRRHPLRGRHALAAIALCALPLLLGFLVPAAQLAVWALTIARDAYDARFLGLVFNSLGLAAAALLALVPALLLGYARRLHPSPPVRASVRLAGLGYAIPGSVIAIGVIIPFAWLDNSLDAWMRAQFQISTGLLLSGTLAALLFAYLVRFLAVSLQTVEAGLGKIRPSLDEAGRSLGLPPAQVLWRIHIPLLRGSLLTALLLVFVDGLKELPATLILRPFNFNTLAVRAFELASDERLADSAPAALTIVLAGLLPVVLLSRSITRSRHVQST, from the coding sequence ATGGCGCCGGCTCTGACGCTGGCGCGGCCCGGCCGCCACGCCTCCCGGCTCTGGACGCTCGGGAGCCTGGCGCTCGCCCTGCTGCTGGCCACGCCGCTGCTGGTCATCCTCGGCTTCGTGCTGTTCCCCGGCGGCGGGAGCTGGCCGCACCTGGCCGCCACCGTGCTCCCGAGTTACGTGGCCAACTCGCTCCTGCTCGTGCTCGGCATCGCCGTCGGCACCCTGCTCATCGGGGTCGGCGCCGCCTGGCTCACCAGCCTCTGCCAGTTCCGCGGCCGCGGTTTCTTCGAATGGGCGCTGCTGCTGCCCATGGCGATGCCAGCCTACATCATCGCCTACACCTACACCGGCCTGCTGGACTTCGCCGGCCCGGTGCAACCCGGGCTGCGCGACCTCGCCGGCTGGCGCCACGGCGACTATTGGTTTCCCGAGATACGCTCGCTCGGCGGGGCCGTCGCCATGCTCACCCTGGTGCTCTATCCCTATGTCTACCTGCTCACCCGCGCCGCCTTTCTCAGTCAGTCGGTGTGCGTGCTCGAAGTCGGACGCACCCTCGGCAACGGACCCTGGCGCACCTTCTTCCTGATCGCCCTGCCGCTCGCCCGTCCGGCCATCGCCGCCGGCCTGTCCCTGGCCCTGATGGAGACCCTGGCCGACTATGGCACCGTGCAGTACTTCGGCCTCCAAACCTTCACCACCGGCATCTTCCGCACCTGGTACGGACTGGGCGATCCGGTCGGCGCGGCCCAGCTCTCCGCGCTGCTGCTCGGCTTCGTGCTGGTGCTCGTCACCCTGGAGCGCTACTCCCGGCGCCGCGCCCGCTATCACCAGACCAGTCAGCGCCACCGCCCGCTGCGCCGCCACCCGCTGCGCGGACGCCACGCGCTGGCGGCCATCGCGCTCTGCGCCCTGCCCCTGCTGCTCGGCTTCCTCGTCCCCGCCGCGCAACTCGCCGTCTGGGCGCTCACCATCGCCCGCGACGCCTATGACGCGCGCTTCCTCGGCCTGGTGTTCAACAGCCTGGGACTGGCCGCCGCCGCCCTGCTCGCCCTCGTCCCGGCCCTGCTGCTCGGCTACGCCCGGCGCCTGCACCCCAGCCCCCCGGTGCGCGCCTCGGTCCGGCTCGCCGGTCTCGGCTACGCCATTCCGGGCAGCGTCATCGCCATCGGCGTCATCATCCCCTTCGCCTGGCTCGACAACAGCCTGGACGCCTGGATGCGCGCCCAGTTCCAGATCTCCACCGGACTGCTGTTGAGCGGCACCCTCGCCGCCTTGCTGTTCGCCTATCTGGTGCGCTTCCTGGCCGTCTCGCTGCAAACCGTGGAGGCCGGACTCGGCAAGATCCGCCCCTCGCTCGACGAAGCCGGGCGCTCGCTTGGCCTGCCCCCCGCGCAAGTGCTGTGGCGCATCCACATCCCCCTGCTGCGCGGCAGTCTGCTCACCGCCCTGCTGCTGGTCTTCGTCGACGGGCTCAAGGAACTGCCCGCCACGCTCATCCTGCGCCCCTTCAACTTCAACACCCTGGCGGTGCGCGCCTTCGAGCTGGCCTCCGACGAGCGCCTCGCCGACTCCGCCCCGGCCGCGCTCACCATCGTCCTGGCCGGACTGCTGCCGGTCGTTCTGCTCAGCCGTTCCATCACCCGGTCACGCCATGTCCAATCCACTTGA
- a CDS encoding proton-translocating transhydrogenase family protein, whose translation MPEALDPSIVALYVFVLACFIGYWVVWGVTPSLHTPLVALTNAISGIVLIGALLVAGDPESGILIQFIGFIAVLLASINVFGGFLVTHRMLSMFKKKK comes from the coding sequence ATGCCCGAGGCACTCGACCCCTCGATCGTCGCCCTTTATGTTTTCGTTCTTGCCTGCTTCATCGGTTACTGGGTGGTCTGGGGCGTCACGCCCTCGCTGCACACCCCGCTGGTGGCCCTGACCAATGCCATTTCCGGCATCGTCCTGATCGGCGCCCTGCTGGTCGCGGGCGATCCGGAATCCGGGATCCTGATCCAGTTCATCGGCTTCATTGCCGTGCTGCTGGCCTCGATCAATGTCTTTGGCGGCTTTCTGGTGACCCACCGGATGCTGTCCATGTTCAAGAAGAAAAAGTAA